The Caballeronia sp. NK8 genome includes a window with the following:
- a CDS encoding HAMP domain-containing sensor histidine kinase, protein MSDAHARPLRQFANFLRHERVRLTECWMKAVFGDDDLVEPDKLTYDQLADHLPQILEGLCVALDAQDLEKVEPAMERDAKTHGIVRWQQGYRIEELVRELDLFHLTLSDALDEFADTDADGAFTRREERHARRLIAEALSFVTLTSIRQVVHERDRKIDEFTGRLERANHELELKQRLVSDLHESRMQITRSVVHDLRNFLNAFSIALQLIGRAPSKAETALTLANRQAADMKELVDQMVEYSVVLGDGNPLSVEKFELRELFDELVASSWPAIEAKGLRFHPEFDSALSSMTSNRLKVKQVALNLLSNATKYTTSGEIELAFAKVNESAWSIRVSDTGVGIAPSDAERVFDEFERAAGDDIPGAGLGLAIVSELCRVLQGEIRFESRLGRGTTFAVHFPVELRPMH, encoded by the coding sequence ATGTCCGATGCACACGCCCGCCCCTTGCGGCAATTCGCCAATTTTCTGCGACACGAGCGAGTTCGTCTAACTGAATGTTGGATGAAGGCGGTCTTCGGCGACGACGACTTGGTCGAACCCGACAAATTAACGTACGACCAACTTGCTGACCACCTACCTCAAATCCTCGAAGGGCTGTGCGTCGCCCTCGATGCTCAAGACCTTGAGAAAGTCGAGCCCGCAATGGAGCGCGACGCCAAGACACATGGCATAGTACGCTGGCAGCAAGGTTACAGAATCGAGGAACTGGTCAGAGAACTTGACCTTTTCCATCTAACGTTGTCGGACGCTCTTGACGAATTTGCCGACACGGATGCAGACGGCGCGTTCACGCGTCGTGAAGAGCGGCACGCGCGGCGTCTCATTGCCGAGGCACTCAGCTTCGTCACCTTGACCTCGATACGCCAAGTCGTCCATGAGCGCGACCGGAAAATTGACGAGTTCACGGGCAGGTTGGAGCGCGCAAATCATGAACTGGAACTGAAGCAGCGACTCGTCAGCGACCTTCACGAATCGCGGATGCAAATTACCCGAAGCGTAGTACACGACCTTCGAAACTTCCTGAACGCGTTTTCGATAGCGCTCCAGTTAATAGGCCGCGCGCCTTCGAAAGCGGAGACGGCGCTGACGCTCGCGAATCGGCAAGCGGCTGATATGAAGGAACTCGTTGACCAGATGGTCGAGTACTCAGTTGTTCTTGGCGATGGCAACCCCCTTTCCGTTGAGAAATTCGAGTTGCGGGAACTGTTCGATGAACTGGTAGCATCGAGCTGGCCGGCCATCGAAGCGAAAGGTTTGCGCTTTCATCCAGAGTTCGATTCAGCGCTGAGTTCGATGACTTCGAACCGGCTTAAGGTCAAACAGGTTGCGCTCAACCTATTATCGAACGCGACAAAATACACGACGTCTGGCGAAATCGAACTGGCCTTCGCCAAGGTGAATGAGAGTGCGTGGTCCATCCGTGTCTCTGACACTGGGGTCGGCATTGCCCCGTCCGACGCGGAGCGCGTGTTCGATGAGTTTGAACGCGCCGCGGGCGACGACATACCTGGCGCCGGACTTGGGCTCGCTATCGTAAGCGAGCTTTGCCGCGTCCTTCAGGGAGAAATTCGTTTCGAGTCGCGGCTTGGTCGCGGCACAACTTTCGCAGTACATTTTCCCGTCGAGCTGCGGCCCATGCACTGA
- a CDS encoding sensor histidine kinase, which produces MSLSDFIESNLPELVDEWAEYASTISLKDSHLTETQLRNSARDILTRIAADMREPQTAEQQQAKSRGNEHDPASGFDRVAHEHADDRLAQGYGINEVVAEYRALRASVLRQWQQTSPDAAAVSEEMVRFNEAIDHMLAESVRHYAQRTERIRDLFAGVLAHDLRSPLGAILNSAAVVLHDNGLSPSSVRAVAIAQRGAVRMKLMIDDLLVFTRTRLGDTLPVDFTPQDIGRICNDAADEVRASYPDACIDVRLTGELAGKWDGARIGQLLVNLLVNAVQHGSGNISVDALGHGEQLTLVVSNEGVPIPATALPTLFDPLTRASRSSRQRGPSSSMGLGLYICRCIARAHSGTIEAESVEGGTSFTVQIPRFPSAGR; this is translated from the coding sequence ATGAGCCTGTCGGACTTTATCGAATCAAACCTTCCTGAACTGGTCGACGAGTGGGCGGAGTATGCCAGCACGATCAGCCTGAAGGACAGCCATCTCACCGAGACCCAGTTGCGGAACTCGGCTCGCGACATCCTGACCCGGATCGCCGCGGATATGCGCGAACCGCAGACCGCTGAGCAGCAGCAGGCCAAATCGCGCGGGAACGAACACGATCCGGCATCCGGTTTCGACAGGGTCGCTCATGAGCACGCAGACGACCGTCTTGCACAGGGCTACGGGATCAACGAGGTGGTGGCGGAATATCGTGCCCTGCGCGCCAGTGTGCTGCGGCAATGGCAGCAGACGTCGCCGGACGCCGCAGCGGTTTCTGAGGAGATGGTCCGGTTCAATGAGGCAATCGACCATATGCTCGCGGAATCGGTCCGGCACTACGCGCAACGCACGGAGCGCATCCGGGATCTGTTTGCCGGCGTGCTGGCGCACGATCTGCGTTCCCCCCTTGGCGCAATCTTGAATTCGGCGGCGGTCGTTCTGCATGACAACGGCCTTTCACCATCCAGCGTAAGGGCGGTCGCGATCGCGCAACGCGGCGCCGTGCGCATGAAGCTCATGATTGATGATCTTCTCGTCTTCACGCGTACCCGCCTGGGCGACACGCTTCCAGTCGATTTCACGCCGCAGGATATCGGGCGCATTTGCAACGATGCGGCGGATGAGGTACGCGCCTCGTATCCGGACGCGTGCATCGACGTACGCCTTACCGGCGAGCTTGCCGGGAAGTGGGACGGCGCCCGTATCGGCCAGTTGCTGGTTAACCTGCTGGTGAATGCAGTCCAGCACGGCTCAGGGAATATAAGCGTCGATGCTCTTGGTCACGGTGAGCAATTGACGCTTGTCGTGTCGAACGAAGGCGTCCCGATACCGGCGACCGCCCTGCCCACGCTCTTTGATCCATTGACGCGGGCAAGCCGCTCGTCCAGGCAAAGAGGACCGTCGTCGAGCATGGGCCTAGGCCTCTACATCTGCCGGTGCATCGCACGTGCGCATAGCGGCACCATTGAGGCTGAATCGGTGGAAGGTGGGACGAGCTTCACCGTGCAGATTCCTCGTTTTCCGTCGGCGGGACGTTGA
- a CDS encoding H-NS histone family protein produces MAKPLQEFLMDERKRDSMIVYLRHRMDDFGISPDDLASFLGIKPAGPDMGRYGSAGGDTWSGDGEMPQWLKQATSAGQSIRHFELPIGTHVRTARQAEANWANDPFAGSPLAGARHARP; encoded by the coding sequence CTGGCAAAACCCTTACAGGAATTTCTTATGGACGAAAGAAAGCGTGACAGCATGATTGTGTATCTCCGCCACCGCATGGATGACTTCGGTATTAGCCCTGATGACCTCGCTTCCTTCCTGGGGATCAAGCCTGCCGGACCCGATATGGGTCGCTACGGTAGCGCGGGCGGTGATACCTGGAGCGGCGACGGCGAGATGCCGCAATGGCTTAAACAGGCCACTAGCGCGGGACAATCCATCAGGCACTTCGAACTTCCGATCGGGACGCACGTCCGGACAGCGCGTCAAGCTGAGGCGAACTGGGCAAACGACCCTTTCGCCGGAAGCCCGCTCGCGGGAGCTCGCCATGCCAGGCCGTAG
- a CDS encoding DUF1214 domain-containing protein: MYGNQPSESRYFFVEVDSAEQRPNGANRYTVTFPKGGTPPATGFWSLTMYGRGFF; encoded by the coding sequence ATGTATGGAAACCAGCCATCTGAATCGCGCTATTTCTTCGTCGAAGTGGACAGCGCCGAACAGCGACCGAACGGTGCAAATCGCTATACGGTGACATTCCCGAAGGGAGGGACGCCACCGGCAACCGGATTCTGGTCCCTGACGATGTACGGCCGAGGATTTTTTTGA
- a CDS encoding IS91 family transposase codes for MLEVADIFRSHGPAWRATTHLSLGQLKVMSAIERCRTAALGGHVLRCSGCTRTEVSFNSCRDRHCPKCQASAAHRWLEARQADLLPVEYFHVVFTLPAQISAIAWYNKRVIYGLLFDIAADTLRTIAEDPRHLGAQIGATLVLHTWGSALTHHPHVHGIVPGGGLSPDGERWIACRPGYFLPVRVLSRLFRRRFLEALQSVHHRGDLQFFGEYTGLADPATFARWLAPLRTCEWVVYAKRPFAGPKAVLEYLSRYTHRVAISNQRLVAVDERGVTFRWKDYRAKGRTRYKTMTLETGEFMRRFLLHVLPGGFHRIRHFGLLANPVRRANLAKVRELLHVEPEISPSPDDAIIETRPVFICRHCGAPMVVIEILARSAPIRAPPMRRDPT; via the coding sequence ATGCTGGAGGTTGCGGACATCTTCCGCAGCCACGGGCCAGCGTGGCGAGCCACGACACACTTGAGCCTGGGGCAGCTGAAGGTCATGTCGGCCATCGAACGGTGCCGCACGGCGGCACTGGGCGGACATGTGCTGCGCTGTTCAGGCTGCACAAGGACCGAGGTGTCCTTCAACTCGTGCCGAGACCGGCATTGCCCGAAGTGCCAGGCCAGCGCCGCACACCGCTGGCTAGAGGCGCGTCAGGCCGATCTGCTACCCGTCGAGTACTTCCACGTCGTCTTCACGCTGCCCGCGCAAATCAGCGCGATCGCCTGGTACAACAAGCGGGTCATCTACGGGCTGCTGTTCGACATCGCCGCCGACACGCTGCGCACGATCGCCGAGGATCCCAGGCATCTCGGCGCCCAGATCGGCGCCACGCTCGTACTGCACACTTGGGGATCGGCGCTCACGCATCACCCGCATGTGCACGGCATCGTCCCCGGTGGCGGGCTGTCGCCTGACGGTGAACGCTGGATCGCCTGCCGGCCCGGCTACTTCCTGCCCGTGCGCGTCCTCTCACGCCTGTTCCGACGCCGCTTCCTCGAGGCACTCCAGTCGGTTCACCACCGTGGCGACCTGCAGTTCTTCGGCGAGTACACCGGGCTCGCCGACCCCGCCACCTTCGCCCGATGGCTTGCGCCCCTACGTACTTGCGAATGGGTGGTCTACGCCAAGCGCCCGTTCGCCGGACCGAAGGCGGTGCTCGAGTACCTCTCACGCTACACGCACCGCGTCGCCATCTCCAACCAGCGCCTGGTCGCCGTCGATGAGCGTGGCGTGACGTTCCGCTGGAAGGACTACCGTGCGAAGGGACGCACCCGCTACAAGACCATGACCCTCGAAACCGGCGAATTCATGCGCCGCTTCCTGCTCCATGTGCTGCCCGGTGGTTTCCATCGGATCCGCCACTTCGGGCTGCTCGCCAACCCGGTGCGCCGCGCCAATCTCGCAAAGGTGCGCGAACTGCTGCACGTCGAACCCGAGATCAGCCCGTCGCCGGACGACGCCATCATCGAAACCCGCCCCGTCTTCATCTGTCGGCACTGCGGCGCACCGATGGTCGTCATCGAAATCCTCGCGCGCAGCGCCCCGATCCGCGCACCGCCAATGCGCCGGGATCCGACATGA
- a CDS encoding response regulator codes for MSGSRKFYAMSGGISVAGINRKIGLRMAIILLLDDNAVSLASLSFALEEAGHRVYTGCHGVHGLSMLSRLFPEVVVTDWQMPVMDGLEFCDQIRQRVVFRNTPIILVSGALEPVDSVAQVQGWNVFFRKPIPLQDLIRTVEVLTRRAKYAQHTDAGGGPVNSRWAAVRAVCWP; via the coding sequence TTGTCGGGAAGCCGCAAATTCTACGCGATGAGCGGTGGCATAAGCGTTGCTGGGATTAACAGAAAAATAGGCCTGCGTATGGCAATCATTTTACTGCTTGACGATAATGCCGTCAGTCTCGCAAGCTTGAGTTTTGCGCTGGAGGAGGCCGGCCACCGCGTCTACACGGGATGTCATGGCGTCCATGGTTTGTCAATGCTCTCCCGACTTTTCCCAGAGGTCGTTGTGACAGACTGGCAGATGCCTGTGATGGACGGGCTGGAATTTTGTGACCAAATAAGGCAGCGCGTTGTGTTCCGTAATACGCCGATCATCTTGGTGTCTGGCGCCCTTGAGCCAGTGGACTCGGTTGCTCAGGTGCAAGGCTGGAATGTGTTTTTTAGAAAACCTATCCCTTTGCAGGACTTGATTAGAACTGTCGAAGTGCTCACCCGTCGCGCGAAGTACGCGCAGCATACAGACGCGGGCGGCGGGCCTGTCAATTCGCGATGGGCCGCAGTCCGCGCCGTTTGCTGGCCGTGA
- a CDS encoding low temperature requirement protein A — translation MRGGTHISAADGRHRINLNATGFVTISSIWWVYFDSFHLLSKQKLATGHSVLYSHFFVFIGLSILASMIRHAILDDIVVSDFRVLSVIGAVCFFIGKQYGYFMERPELRRQLVVNTLIVFVLIGFALLLPRTSYILLGLTAAVICYAFLSLRYLNVPPQRHDRLRDSAITGD, via the coding sequence ATGCGCGGCGGCACGCACATTTCTGCGGCCGATGGCAGGCATCGAATAAACCTTAACGCCACCGGCTTCGTGACGATATCGAGCATCTGGTGGGTCTACTTTGACAGTTTTCACCTGCTGTCCAAACAGAAGCTCGCGACCGGCCATTCGGTCCTGTACTCGCATTTTTTCGTTTTCATCGGCCTGTCGATCCTGGCCAGCATGATCCGGCACGCGATCCTGGACGACATAGTGGTATCCGATTTCCGAGTACTGTCGGTCATCGGCGCGGTCTGCTTTTTCATTGGCAAGCAGTACGGCTATTTCATGGAGCGTCCCGAGTTGCGGCGCCAACTGGTCGTCAACACCCTGATCGTATTCGTGTTGATCGGGTTTGCCCTGCTATTGCCCAGAACCAGTTACATCCTGCTTGGTCTTACCGCTGCGGTGATTTGTTATGCTTTCCTCAGTCTCAGATACCTGAACGTCCCGCCCCAGCGTCACGACCGTCTGCGCGACAGCGCTATCACAGGAGACTAG
- the istB gene encoding IS21-like element helper ATPase IstB — protein MNSVPSSTVERIQRYLVGLRMPRAFEALDATLKRFEQGDSSMLEVLETLLGEEFTTRETRRIRMALQTARLGTIKTLAGYEFSFQPSLDRDRIMTLAQLDFIERRQAVHFLGPPGTGKSHLSIALGVEAVRAGKSVYFGSLAEIVSSMAKAEREGNLPQRVRFLARNSLLIVDEIGYLPIGSNGGNLFFQLINACYERCAIILTSNRSFGEWGEVFGDSVVAAALLDRLLHHAIVVQIEGSSYRLREHADLLPDHLRNRPSSLHPASAETPRRRPGRPRRSSPDPENG, from the coding sequence ATGAACAGCGTTCCAAGCTCGACTGTCGAGCGGATACAGCGTTACCTCGTTGGCTTGCGCATGCCACGCGCTTTCGAAGCTCTAGATGCCACTCTGAAGCGCTTTGAGCAGGGCGACAGCTCAATGCTGGAAGTGCTCGAGACGCTGCTGGGCGAGGAATTCACTACGCGCGAGACACGGCGTATTCGGATGGCACTACAGACAGCAAGATTGGGCACAATCAAGACGCTCGCCGGATATGAATTCAGTTTCCAGCCGAGCCTCGATCGTGATCGGATCATGACGCTGGCGCAACTGGATTTCATCGAGCGGCGACAGGCGGTTCATTTCCTCGGGCCGCCTGGAACCGGTAAATCACACCTTTCCATCGCGTTGGGTGTCGAAGCGGTCCGCGCCGGCAAGAGCGTGTACTTCGGCTCGCTCGCCGAAATCGTCAGCTCGATGGCGAAGGCCGAGCGCGAAGGCAATCTGCCGCAACGCGTGCGCTTCCTCGCGCGCAACAGCCTGCTTATTGTCGACGAGATCGGATATCTCCCCATCGGCTCAAACGGCGGCAACCTGTTCTTCCAACTGATCAACGCCTGCTATGAGCGGTGCGCGATTATCTTGACTTCCAATCGCAGCTTCGGTGAGTGGGGCGAGGTATTCGGCGACAGTGTCGTTGCAGCAGCCCTGCTCGACAGGTTGCTGCATCACGCGATCGTGGTGCAGATTGAGGGCTCTTCTTACCGTCTGCGCGAGCACGCCGATTTACTCCCTGACCATCTACGCAACCGTCCATCATCTCTACACCCGGCATCTGCCGAAACGCCGCGCCGGCGCCCAGGACGCCCCCGGAGGAGCTCACCCGATCCCGAAAACGGCTGA
- a CDS encoding sensor histidine kinase KdpD — translation MISLSGKLVRINIADTGADIPADKLDIVFEPFVQLGSTASNRTGLGLDLDIARTLVLMRHGSVEAHSDGPDRGASFTVTLPIAPLEALTLEHRRT, via the coding sequence ATGATTTCATTGAGTGGGAAATTGGTGCGGATCAACATTGCTGATACCGGTGCCGATATTCCCGCTGATAAATTAGACATCGTCTTCGAACCGTTTGTGCAGCTAGGGAGCACGGCAAGCAACAGGACCGGTTTGGGGCTAGACCTCGATATCGCACGAACGTTGGTTTTGATGCGCCATGGAAGCGTCGAAGCACACAGTGATGGCCCTGATCGTGGCGCTTCTTTCACCGTAACCCTGCCTATCGCCCCGCTGGAAGCGCTTACTTTGGAACATCGCAGAACTTGA
- the istA gene encoding IS21 family transposase yields MTILELHRQGLSISAIAVRLNMDRKTVRKYIKNGVQAPRYGPRAPRPCVVDSFVHYVTERVREYPELSIERLLREVQAMGYVGGRTALGDLVREVRPPKQRGFEVRFETPAGAQAQVDFAHFNVEFDDVPGQRRSIWLFSLVLGHSRYLWGRFVEHQDLQTVLRCHMEAFEHIGGVPQEVLYDRMKAAVLGEVEKHIVYNAKLVAFAQHYGFAPRACKAYRAKTKGKVERPFRYIRQDFFLARRFQNLADMNRQLREWLDSVANVRVHGTTHRVVAEHFLEERPTLQALPAGLFNGVIRLERRVSHEGLVSVGGNYYSVPDRTRKRTLEVHSLAHEIRIYEQGELLAVHPVLEGRRRTSLLPGHRRSGKRKPQTGRALPPSNAGVARRPLSFYDQVAKRLADVGRHA; encoded by the coding sequence ATGACGATTCTGGAATTGCATCGGCAGGGGCTGAGCATCTCGGCTATCGCCGTTCGACTAAATATGGATCGCAAGACCGTTCGCAAATACATTAAGAATGGTGTGCAGGCGCCTCGTTATGGTCCGCGTGCGCCGCGTCCTTGTGTCGTCGATTCGTTTGTCCATTACGTGACCGAGCGTGTGCGTGAGTATCCCGAGCTGAGCATTGAACGACTTCTTCGGGAGGTTCAGGCGATGGGCTACGTCGGCGGTCGCACAGCATTGGGTGATTTGGTCCGAGAAGTTCGTCCGCCCAAGCAGCGTGGCTTCGAGGTGCGCTTCGAGACGCCGGCTGGAGCTCAAGCTCAAGTGGACTTTGCTCACTTCAATGTCGAATTTGATGACGTCCCTGGACAGCGGCGCTCGATCTGGTTGTTCTCGCTCGTGCTTGGACACAGCCGTTATTTGTGGGGCCGCTTCGTTGAGCACCAAGACCTTCAAACGGTTTTGCGCTGTCACATGGAGGCGTTTGAGCACATCGGCGGTGTTCCTCAAGAGGTGCTTTACGACCGCATGAAGGCGGCTGTGCTGGGCGAAGTCGAGAAGCACATCGTCTACAACGCAAAGCTCGTCGCATTCGCGCAGCACTATGGCTTTGCTCCGCGCGCATGCAAGGCATATCGCGCAAAGACTAAGGGGAAGGTCGAACGCCCATTTCGATACATCCGTCAGGACTTCTTCCTCGCTCGACGATTTCAGAATCTTGCCGACATGAATCGCCAGTTGCGTGAGTGGCTTGACTCAGTAGCCAATGTTCGTGTGCATGGCACGACGCACCGAGTTGTCGCGGAGCATTTTCTTGAGGAGCGCCCGACGTTGCAAGCGCTTCCCGCCGGTTTGTTCAATGGCGTGATCCGACTCGAGCGGCGTGTGAGTCACGAAGGACTCGTCTCAGTCGGCGGAAACTACTATAGCGTGCCCGACCGAACGCGCAAACGCACCCTCGAAGTTCACAGTCTGGCTCACGAAATCCGGATTTACGAGCAGGGCGAACTGCTGGCAGTGCACCCCGTGCTGGAAGGCCGACGACGAACGTCACTGCTGCCTGGCCACAGGCGCTCCGGTAAGCGCAAGCCGCAAACTGGACGCGCGCTGCCGCCTTCAAATGCAGGCGTCGCACGCCGGCCCCTATCGTTCTATGATCAGGTCGCAAAGCGCCTAGCTGACGTTGGGAGGCATGCATGA
- a CDS encoding site-specific integrase produces MTSLPTNASPLRQRMIDDMRMRQLAPKTQDIYLHIVREFARFLGRSPDTATVEDLRRYQLYLVDHGTSAVSLNHAITGLKFFFKVTLDRPELMVRMQPVRVPRILPVVLSPDEVRRLIEAAGNLKHQTALSVAYGAGLRASEVVALKVTDVDSERMTLRIEQGKGRRDRYAMLSPVLLERLRVWWRVARAQGKMLDGGWLFPGLDPLDQLSTRQLNRAIHAAAETANIDKRVSMHTLRHSFATHLLEQKVDIRVIQVLLGHAKLENTALYVQVATDLLHEVTSPLDRLPSE; encoded by the coding sequence ATGACCTCCTTACCGACAAACGCCAGCCCACTGCGCCAGCGCATGATCGACGATATGCGCATGCGCCAGCTTGCCCCCAAGACGCAGGACATCTACCTGCACATCGTGCGTGAGTTCGCCCGTTTTCTCGGGCGCTCGCCTGACACGGCCACCGTCGAGGACCTGCGCCGCTACCAGCTCTATCTGGTCGACCACGGCACATCGGCCGTGTCGCTGAACCACGCGATCACCGGCCTGAAGTTCTTCTTCAAAGTCACGCTCGACCGGCCCGAGCTGATGGTCAGGATGCAACCGGTGCGCGTGCCCCGCATATTGCCCGTCGTGCTCAGCCCCGACGAAGTGCGGCGGCTCATCGAGGCCGCCGGTAACCTGAAGCACCAAACCGCGCTGTCGGTCGCGTACGGCGCGGGGCTACGCGCCAGCGAAGTGGTGGCGCTGAAGGTCACCGACGTCGACAGCGAGCGCATGACACTGCGTATCGAGCAGGGCAAGGGCCGCCGTGACCGCTACGCGATGCTCTCGCCGGTGCTGCTCGAACGTCTGCGTGTGTGGTGGCGCGTGGCCCGTGCGCAGGGCAAGATGCTCGATGGTGGGTGGCTGTTTCCCGGACTCGATCCGCTCGATCAGTTAAGCACGCGACAGTTGAACCGTGCCATTCATGCCGCCGCCGAGACTGCGAACATCGACAAACGTGTGTCCATGCACACGCTACGCCATAGCTTTGCGACACATCTCCTCGAACAGAAGGTGGATATCCGCGTGATCCAGGTGCTGCTCGGCCATGCAAAGCTCGAGAACACCGCGCTCTACGTCCAGGTGGCCACCGACCTGCTGCACGAGGTCACCAGTCCGCTGGACCGTCTGCCCTCAGAGTAG
- a CDS encoding response regulator has product MAVIAAINGWTPDIAVLDINMPDMDGFAVARQLRQNRRTQHIVIVGFTAKDEFSIHANGIAAGFDGYRQKDAGPDWLLYLLRQIDS; this is encoded by the coding sequence ATGGCGGTTATCGCCGCCATCAATGGCTGGACGCCGGACATCGCGGTACTGGACATCAACATGCCCGACATGGACGGATTCGCGGTCGCACGGCAACTACGACAGAACAGACGGACCCAGCATATCGTTATTGTAGGTTTTACCGCGAAAGACGAATTTTCGATCCACGCGAACGGGATTGCGGCCGGCTTTGACGGGTACCGTCAGAAAGACGCGGGACCCGATTGGTTGCTGTATTTGCTCAGACAAATAGACAGCTAG
- a CDS encoding sensor histidine kinase KdpD, whose translation MASQQALEEGERMGSFAHELRNFLHTATLAFEAAKAGNLPLFGATGAVLDRSLKGLGKLIEHSIEDARRPAPDSAKWTLFSLSEFISETKHAANLAAQLRGCGFVVTPVDPHLAVSGNRDLLYSALGNLIQNAFKFTRPNTDVTLNVYAVADKILIEVKDHGGGLPPGKAEQMFLPVTQFGADKSGLGLGLSIARRSVELNDGVLSVRDIPGIGCVFTINLPRHALMKK comes from the coding sequence ATGGCGAGCCAGCAGGCACTGGAAGAAGGCGAACGCATGGGCTCGTTCGCCCATGAGCTTCGCAACTTCCTGCATACGGCGACCCTTGCATTCGAGGCTGCGAAAGCCGGAAATCTGCCGTTGTTTGGCGCGACGGGCGCCGTACTGGACCGGAGCCTGAAAGGCCTAGGGAAGCTTATCGAACATTCGATCGAAGACGCCCGCAGGCCTGCTCCGGACAGCGCGAAATGGACACTCTTCTCGCTCTCGGAGTTCATCAGTGAAACCAAGCACGCTGCAAATCTCGCTGCGCAATTACGCGGATGCGGCTTTGTCGTAACCCCGGTCGATCCGCACCTTGCTGTCAGCGGCAACCGCGATCTCCTGTACTCGGCGCTTGGCAATCTCATACAAAACGCATTCAAGTTCACGCGGCCAAATACCGATGTGACACTGAACGTGTATGCCGTTGCAGACAAGATTCTCATCGAAGTGAAGGATCATGGCGGTGGTCTCCCGCCGGGCAAGGCAGAGCAGATGTTTCTGCCGGTCACCCAGTTCGGCGCCGATAAATCCGGGCTTGGACTCGGCCTGTCGATAGCACGTCGCAGCGTCGAATTGAATGATGGCGTTCTCAGCGTGCGCGATATTCCGGGCATCGGATGCGTATTCACAATCAATCTTCCTCGACACGCGTTGATGAAGAAATAG